The following proteins are co-located in the Pseudoalteromonas sp. N1230-9 genome:
- the fliD gene encoding flagellar filament capping protein FliD — MTSALSIDPANLASQYTQIERQAKDQILSTQYAKYNNQIKAFTQLKNDLSDFFDALEDYQDPDTGLLTNTASVSSETNMNVTASADAVSGDYDIFVEQLAQAHQIALSFDPSQPLSTDGELAVSLGTDSFSVDLASLPAGATLTDLASAINNHADNSGVKATLMRSGSETFLVLTSEESGAANTVSTTFTAGADANGANISNAIASQQELTSAQDAIVKLGANSNITVTSTSNQLDNVIDGVSINLTQAQQAGETPIKVSVAQDNEKSVENIQQFVDKFNTLLSSINDNDALKRDVMASGIGRSLRNDFQGEFAGKTLFSIGIEFDRYGKLSIDKGKLEDAIATQPEQLTHMLTGADGLMAKLEQRVEPYTKSYGLINDKKNTLQASLNLVTDKQQRHEYSMEQVYNRYLSQFTQMQITISKLESSMGQF, encoded by the coding sequence AAGCATTTACTCAGCTTAAGAATGATTTATCAGATTTTTTTGATGCATTAGAAGATTACCAAGACCCTGATACAGGTTTGCTTACTAATACAGCGTCTGTGAGTAGCGAAACAAATATGAATGTGACAGCCTCAGCTGATGCAGTCAGCGGTGACTACGATATTTTTGTTGAGCAGTTAGCACAAGCACACCAGATAGCATTAAGTTTTGATCCAAGCCAACCCTTATCGACCGATGGCGAATTGGCTGTTAGCCTTGGCACGGATAGCTTCTCTGTTGACCTAGCAAGTTTGCCTGCGGGGGCAACGCTTACTGACTTGGCCAGTGCAATCAACAATCATGCTGACAATAGTGGCGTAAAAGCGACGTTGATGCGCTCAGGGAGTGAAACATTTTTAGTGCTGACCAGTGAAGAGTCTGGTGCTGCAAATACTGTATCAACAACATTTACAGCCGGTGCAGATGCAAATGGTGCAAATATTAGTAATGCGATTGCATCACAGCAGGAATTAACCAGTGCGCAAGATGCTATTGTAAAGCTAGGTGCAAACTCAAATATTACGGTGACCTCAACCAGTAACCAACTAGATAATGTTATTGATGGTGTGAGCATTAACCTTACTCAAGCCCAGCAGGCTGGAGAGACACCCATTAAAGTGTCTGTCGCACAAGATAATGAGAAAAGCGTTGAGAATATTCAGCAATTTGTTGATAAATTCAATACATTATTAAGCTCAATAAACGATAACGATGCGTTAAAAAGAGATGTTATGGCATCAGGAATAGGGCGTTCATTGCGTAATGACTTTCAAGGTGAATTTGCAGGGAAAACCTTATTTTCCATTGGTATTGAATTTGACCGTTATGGCAAGCTATCTATTGATAAAGGTAAGTTAGAAGATGCAATTGCCACACAACCAGAGCAACTAACACACATGTTAACAGGTGCTGATGGTTTGATGGCAAAACTCGAGCAGCGTGTTGAGCCATACACAAAAAGCTATGGCTTAATTAATGATAAGAAAAACACTCTGCAAGCGAGTCTAAATCTAGTGACGGATAAACAACAGCGCCATGAATATTCTATGGAGCAGGTTTATAACCGCTACTTATCACAATTTACGCAAATGCAAATAACGATTTCTAAATTAGAGTCATCAATGGGACAATTTTAA
- a CDS encoding flagellar hook-length control protein FliK gives MKELIIHPHVSGNRAGAEKVQANFTDPETSQFDLTDHEEHAQSTSELRSELEQVETEKPFELPSQWRSGVYTQFKAENESSMLASGISALSETSLQQGAEATEQEQINMDQVDSALPIQPASQGVTEPQALGSLPVQNSLTSAMQAAAENEAISEKIRVNEQSPTTQGELASKTLLDGLSTQSIANATEQEQLQVTSASYAKELLQPSPNGAQAIPAANQLLNNETVELTKKQAPLFNASSLNTAIVSPSKEYPLSSQQPQMPPVAELETLRSSETKVGPALTLETSPTQPSKVKTALEQPNFAMTELSRSFSFSSAASSEQATQMQQWRTESLSTNSSEWGQRLLNVLHDKVQLQIGQQVQRAQIRLDPPQLGSIDISISVEGEKTTVHIVASNPQIREAMQQTLEQLRQSLTNAEQSTVDVDISDKHQQHKQTHEFTQEQDIAANQLNDLPTSVEPRQAQQQDWLNRLI, from the coding sequence ATGAAAGAATTAATCATACACCCACATGTTTCAGGGAATAGAGCCGGTGCTGAAAAGGTGCAAGCAAACTTTACTGACCCTGAAACAAGCCAATTCGATTTAACCGACCATGAAGAACACGCACAATCTACTAGTGAGCTTCGCTCTGAGCTTGAGCAAGTAGAGACAGAAAAGCCATTTGAGCTACCGTCTCAATGGCGCTCAGGTGTATATACACAGTTTAAAGCTGAAAATGAGTCAAGCATGTTAGCGTCAGGTATATCTGCATTATCTGAAACATCGCTACAACAAGGTGCTGAAGCAACAGAACAAGAACAAATCAATATGGACCAAGTTGATTCAGCCCTGCCTATTCAACCCGCTTCTCAGGGAGTTACAGAACCACAAGCTTTAGGCTCGCTTCCTGTGCAGAATAGCCTTACTTCAGCTATGCAGGCTGCTGCTGAAAATGAAGCTATATCAGAAAAAATACGTGTGAATGAGCAAAGTCCTACTACACAGGGTGAACTAGCCTCGAAAACCTTGCTTGATGGTTTATCTACTCAGTCGATAGCAAATGCTACAGAGCAAGAGCAGTTACAAGTAACGAGTGCTTCGTACGCTAAAGAGTTACTACAGCCTAGCCCTAATGGTGCTCAAGCTATACCGGCAGCTAATCAATTATTAAACAATGAAACTGTTGAGTTAACTAAAAAGCAAGCACCTTTATTTAATGCATCAAGTTTGAATACGGCTATTGTATCGCCGAGCAAAGAATACCCACTTAGCAGCCAGCAACCGCAAATGCCCCCTGTGGCTGAGTTGGAAACGTTGCGCTCAAGTGAAACTAAAGTAGGACCGGCTTTAACGCTGGAAACAAGCCCAACACAGCCCAGTAAGGTCAAGACAGCGCTTGAGCAGCCCAATTTTGCGATGACAGAATTAAGTCGCTCATTTTCTTTTTCTTCTGCTGCCAGTTCAGAGCAAGCCACACAGATGCAGCAGTGGCGAACTGAGTCGTTATCGACAAATAGTAGTGAATGGGGCCAACGCTTACTGAATGTGCTGCATGACAAGGTGCAGTTGCAAATAGGCCAACAGGTTCAACGCGCGCAAATCCGTCTTGATCCTCCCCAGTTAGGCAGTATTGACATAAGTATTAGTGTTGAGGGAGAAAAAACCACAGTACACATTGTTGCGAGTAATCCACAAATACGTGAAGCCATGCAACAAACGCTTGAGCAACTTCGCCAATCACTCACTAATGCTGAGCAAAGTACTGTTGATGTTGATATTAGCGATAAACATCAGCAGCACAAACAAACACACGAATTTACACAAGAGCAAGATATTGCAGCTAATCAGTTAAATGATTTGCCTACCTCCGTTGAGCCTAGGCAAGCGCAGCAACAAGATTGGTTGAATAGACTGATATAG
- the fliS gene encoding flagellar export chaperone FliS, with protein MYDLNDGFSAYKNTSVESRAAGADIHKLVLMLFDGFLDELERVAGHIQQKRFDKKAQGIEKMMRILGGLDASLDTEKGGEVVVNMQQLYEYCGGALMTASLQNDLSALSSVREVMQNLQQGWAGLGSQAA; from the coding sequence ATGTATGATTTAAATGATGGCTTTTCAGCTTATAAAAATACTTCAGTAGAAAGCCGTGCGGCTGGCGCTGATATTCATAAGTTAGTTTTAATGTTATTCGATGGGTTTTTAGATGAACTTGAGCGTGTAGCTGGTCATATACAGCAAAAGCGTTTTGATAAAAAAGCTCAGGGCATTGAAAAGATGATGCGTATTCTTGGCGGTTTAGATGCCTCTTTAGATACAGAAAAAGGCGGCGAAGTCGTTGTTAATATGCAGCAGCTTTATGAGTACTGTGGTGGTGCTTTAATGACTGCAAGTCTTCAAAATGATTTATCTGCATTGTCATCTGTACGTGAAGTTATGCAAAACCTACAGCAGGGCTGGGCAGGATTAGGCTCTCAAGCTGCTTAA